Proteins encoded in a region of the Nicotiana tomentosiformis chromosome 9, ASM39032v3, whole genome shotgun sequence genome:
- the LOC138899050 gene encoding uncharacterized protein — translation MKYCPYLCRGPMQQGGLTMIPAPVSTPTSQPARGGGYSGCGHPRWGAQTSRGQARCYALPERTEVIASDTVITYIFSVYHNDASVLFDPSFTYSYVSSYFTSWLGLLRLEWKGSIGCTPSRVILFLNAQRMVDKGYLACLAFVRYLSADTPTIKSVSVVREFLNVFPADLLGMPSDKDIDFGIDLVLGMQPISIPLYRMDPVKLKELNKQLKELLDKGFVKPSVSPWSPLFESIKSRQYDDPHLLVLKDTVHRGSAKEVTISDDGTLRLQGRIWVNNVDGLGELIIEEAHSSWYSIHPGAGNMYCDLRQHY, via the exons ATGAAGTATTGCCCCTATCTTTGTAGAGGGCCAATGCAGCAGGGAGGTCTGACTATGATCCCCGCACCAGTTTCTACACCAACTTCTCAGCCTGCTCGTGGTGGAGGTTATTCGGGATGTGGTCATCCTAGATGGGGAGCTCAAACTAGTAGAGGTCAGGCCAGATGCTATGCCTTGCCAGAGAGGACTGAGGTCATTGCTTCTGATACAGTGATTACATATATTTTTTCTGTGTATCACAatgatgcttcagtattatttgatcccagttttacgtattcatatgtgtcatcatactttactTCTTGGCTAG GGTTGCtaaggctggagtggaagggttctatTGGTTGCACTCCTAGCAGAGTGATTTTATTCTTGAATGCTCAACGGATGGTGGACAAGGGATATTTGGCGTGTCTAGCTTTTGTCAGATAtcttagtgctgatactcctactattaagTCAGTTTCAGTAGTAAGAGAGTTTTTGAATGTGTTCCCAGCAGACCTACTGGGCATGCCatccgacaaggatattgatttcggcattgatttggtaCTAGGAATGCAACCTATCTCcattccactgtatcgtatggatcCAGtgaagttgaaggagttgaataaACAATTGAAAGAGTTGCTAGATAAGGGGTTCGTCAAGCCTAGCGTTTCACCTTGG TCGCCTTTGTTTGAGAGCATCAAgtctcgccagtatgatgatccccacttgcttgtccttaaggacacagtgcatcGAGGTAgtgctaaggaggtgactattagTGATGATGGCACGTTGCGACTTCAGGGTCGGATTTGGGTTAATAATGTGGATGGGTTAGGGGAGTTGATCATTGAAGAGGCTCatagttcgtggtattccattcacccgGGTGCTGGGAATATGTAttgtgatttgaggcagcattattag